The window GCCAGACATATCCATCTCCATTTACTCAGACTCCCTGGCCTTCAGCACCAGGTCTGGAAAGGAGCCAACAAGCCTACCTGGAATTGAGAGCTTGTTAATATACCTGTAAGTGCAAATATAAGCAGCAGTGCTAACATTCTCTTTAGGCAGGGAGGGGAAATACAGTCACCCTGGAAAGAGTTATTTTCTAAGGCATAGGCTCACATGAGCCCCTGCTCCTGGCAAAACTGAGGTGTAGGTAAAATTCATGCTCTATTCTTTTTATCATTCATAGCGTGGACCCTTCTAACAAGACATCTTGAGCTCTCATGCCACCCAGCACCCCATGCTATGGCAGTCCACCAAAGTTAGGCCTTTTCACAgactccagccctgtctctcttcctcttttttccaaATGTGGCTAAACATGTCCTAACCCCATAGCAATCTACTCCCAGTGAGCTGTCACCCCACCATACATCTAATAAAGAAATCAACACAAGATGGTTAGTGATGAGTAGTGATATGATGTATTACTCTTTACAGATGTATACTAGACCCTGGCCATTTATGAGACACACAATGAAACTTTTACCAGTCCACAACTTACAAATATCTCCAATCATTTCTCCGAGTACTATTTCCACTCAGTCATAAAAAGCAATGAAGTATTATTGAATGCGACAACCTTGTTTAGCCTTGAAAACATGCTGAGGGAAAGGATCTAGacataaaaaaatcacatattgtACGATGCCACATATATGAAATATCTAGATTAAGCAAATCAAATTCATACTAATAGAAAGTAGAATTGAGGTTACTGTTTAATAGGTATAGAGTTTCTGTTTATGATGAAAATAAAGTTCTGGAAGTAGTGATAGTTACCCAGTATTTTGAATGCAACTAATGTCACTGAACTATACACTTAAAAATGGTTACAATTTGGGCTTCGAAAGGTGGTtgtcaacaccagcatcccatgtgggcgctggctcACATTTTGGCTTTCCAtttcccaacccagctccctgctaaggactgggaaagcagcaagtccttgagtccctgcacccacgtgggtgacatgAAGCGGCTCCTGACTCTCAGCTtgggacaggcccagctctggctattgcagccatctggggaatgaaccacaagatggaatattgatctttctgtatctcctgctctctctgtaatttttgtTTCCCAAGTGAATTAGataaatcttttgtttaaatGCTTATAACTTTACATAGCATATATTTTAACACTTTATATGTAACAGTAAATACATTATAGACACATACAACAGTagatgcacacatatacatacaataGCAAGTGCTGTATAGGATCCCAGGTTCACTCACCAGCGAAAGTACTGGCCCTCACATATGAGTCCTGAAGCAAACACAATTCACATCTGTGCCTTAGAAAAACATAATTTCTTACTTATCAGGATTCTCATAAGGTATCCAAACCATGAATATTAACTTTGCAAATGCATTTGTGTTAACAGAAAAAGTCCCTTAATCCAAGAGTGACTATTCTTTGTCAGGCTATTAGACACTCAGGAAATAGTTATTTTGAATTACCTTGGGCTAAGGAAGGATTTTTCAAAGCTTGATACcaaaagtaaaaattacaaaGCCAAAGAATGACAGGCTTAACCACATAGTAACCCGAAACCTTTTTACAGCAAAGAATTCCATCCTCAAAATCAATTGGTAAATTAGTTGACAAAGGATCGCAATCTTTAATTCACAGTTTCTCACGGTGTGGTCCACACGGCAGTAGTGCTGTGGGAGAGGAATTTTATTCAGTATATGGACGGACAGCTGAATCTTACATAGCATTAATTCAGGCACAACAGCAGGCAGTCCCTCAAATAacttcagccaagtggttccttcTTTTGAAGCCAGAGTCAGTAATCCTAAGACGCAGTCATTAGCTGTACAACTCACCTTTAAGAAccacaaatgaatttttttaaatatttatttttattacaaagtcagatatacagagaggaggagagacagagaggaagatcttccgtcagatgattcactccccaagtgagccgcaacgggccagtgcgtgccgatccgatgccgggaaccaggaacctcttccaggtctcccacgagggtgcagggtcccaatgcattgggccgtcctcaactgctttcccaggccacaggcagggagctggatgggaagtggagctgccgggattagaaccggctttcaaggtgaggacttaagccgctaggccatgccgccgggccccacaaatgAATTTTTATCCCAAAGTTTCTTGAAAGTCTAATGTCTGAATCCACATCCTTCCCTTCAtcagtattatatatatatatatatatatatatatatacatatcagcTTAATGAATTACCACATATAAAGCAATTAGAAATGTTTttctaatattattattattaatgagcATCTAAGAGTGGGCACCAGTTGATGCCACTTGAGAAGCTTAAAGATGGAATTCTGGGGGCTTTTAAAGCTGGAAGGGAATGCAGAGAATTTCAGAACACATTAGGCAGGTGTACTCTGAGGCCAAAGGCAAAATACAGTTCCTTAGCAAGTaccaggaaaaaagagaaaaatcatgagACTGTTGCGAAACCGCCATTCCAGCTTGCTCTACTTTGCAGGTCAAAAAATGAAGGCCCTTTGAAGTTTCAACTTAAGaaggtttttttctgtttctttttgttttggtaTGCGGTACTTCACAAAgttcctggaatttttttttttaaagatttaatttatatatttacaaaggcaaacttacagagaaagagaaagaaaaagagggagcaagcaaaagagatcttttatttggCTAGTTCACTAACAAAATGAtctcaatggccagggttgggtcagggtgAAGTCAGAAGCCTAGAACCCCATCAGGTTCTCCTGTGTGGAtttaggagcccaaggacttggccatctccCATTAcctacccaggcacattagcagagagcaggatcagaagtggagcagctgggactcaaatccattACTGACCTTGCTGATGGCAGTTTAATCTAATGTGCCACAACATCTGACTCTTCTATGAATGTTTCAAAGACCTCTCAAATATATGGatttctcaattttaaaaaatttatttatttttatttgaagggacgatttttacagagagaacaaaagacagacagagaggtcttctatccattggctcactccccaaatagctgcaactactaaaactgagcctatccaaagccaggatccaggagcttcctatgggtctcccacatggatgcagtggcccaagaacctgaaccaacctctattgctttcccaggccatgagcagagaactgcaccagaagggaagcagctggatcATAAATCAGAACCCTTAAGGGATGCCAAcactacaggtagaggattatttTGCAATACCAGCACATCAGCCCTggattttacatttaaataaaacaaaagtttctagggctggcatgatggtttGGCTatctaatcctccacttgcagtacccacatcccatatggacactgatttatgtcccagctgctccacttatatatgatccaactctctgtttatgtcctaggaaagcattTGACgatggaccaagttcttggggcccctgcacatgcatgagagaccaggaataATCTTCTAGTTTCCAGCTTCATACCCACCTAGCTCTAgccatggtgaccatttggggagtgaaccagtcaatacaagatctttctctctcaggtccggcacggtggcctagcaactaaagtccttgccttgcatgcaccagatcccatatgggtgctggttcgtgtcccagcagctgcacttccctttcagcttcctgcttgtagtctggaaagcagttgaggacagttcaagaccttgggaacctgcacccacgtgggagacccggaagaggttccgtgcccctggctttagattggctcagctgcagccgttgcggccgcttgtggagtgaatcagcagacagaagatcttcctctctgtctctcctcctctctgtatatctgacttctcaataaaaataaacataaatattttaaaaaatatatctctcAGTCTCTATGtaactttgtgtttcaaataaaatcaacgaatttttaaaaatatttgaaaggcagagttatagaaagaacacacagagagaagagagatcttccattcactgtttttgttttgttttgttttgtttcgccAAATGGGCAAAATGGCTAGgctggacaggctgaagccagaagcccagaaatcCATtgtggtcttctgtgtgggtgggaagagcccaagcacttaggtcatcttctgctgttctcctaggaacatcagcagggagctggatccaaaataGACACAACCCAgtgctcacataggatgctgttgtcacaggcagcagcaacactggctcatttttttaaaacaaaaataggcatatttaaaaattacatttctcaCAAAATATCTGAGGTACCCTGGTAGCTATATTTAAATCAGAAACTTCAGaaacctgggaaagccgtagaagATGGCAAAATATTTATGACCCTGTCaggcacatgggagactcggagttccaggctccctgtATTTGTGTGAAccagccctggtcactgaagccatttggggagtgaagcttcAGACAgaaatgctctctctctttcttttttctctttctctcctgttcaaaacagattaaaaaaaaaaaaaaaaaaaaaaaaaaaggcccggtggcgtggcctagctgctaaagtcctcgccttgaacgcaccaggatcccatatgggcgctggttctaatcccggcagctccacttcccatccagctccctgcttgtggcctgggaaagcagcagaggatggcccaaagctttgggaccctgcacctacatgggagacctggaagagattcctggttcccggcattggattcgcacagcactggccgttgcactcacttggggagtgaatcatcggacagaagatcttcctctctgtctctcctcctctctgtatatctgactttgtaataaaaataaataaatcttaaaaaaaaaggaagaagaagaagaattttcAGCTGTCTGGCACATTCTATTGCTCTCCTAAGTTTTCTCTTACTGGAAGCATACTCAAATGCCAGGTGGGATCCCCTAACAGCAGGGTGAACAACTACCCTAGATTGTCCTGGCCTGAGGCACTTTAAGTACCTAAAGTCCTATGTTCCAGGACCAGGGTGGTTGGTCCCTATCCTTAATTAGGACATGGTGACCATCTTGAAAGGTTCACAGATAATTATTTAGAAATTGTTAGAAATTGTTGTAACAGTTTCTTTAGTGTTTGTTGATTCTTTATAATTCTTCATAGACGATTCATACACTCCAGCAGATCTCGGCTTTCCACAAGTCCTGGCTCAACTTTTCATTGTTAGGCAATGGGCaagttacttaattttttttaactttcattttccttCAATATACAAAATCAAAATACGTGATGAGAACACCCGTTTCATCAGATTGGTATAAATATTGAATGAAATTGTGGAGATATGTTTAGTACTCATTGGAAATGTGCAGTAAGCTTTAGCTATTAATCCTTTATGGTTATTAGTTACATAACAAAAGATCAAAGGAATGGTGTGTAAAACACATCTCTTGGGGGCCGGCACAttatgggagtgaatcagcagatggaagattggtcctctctctccatacatctgacttcaagtaaaattgatctttaaaacaaacaaacaaacaaatctcttCCTGGAGTAGACGCTGAGGCGTAGTGGACTATGCTTCTACCTGCGGTGctttcacccatgtgggcactggtttgagtcccagtcgctacacttttaatccagctccctgcttttggccgcctggggaaacagcagaggttggttcaggtccttgggcctgaacatcagtgtgggagacacaggagaagctcctggctcctagctttggattggctcagctctagtcattgtggccatttggggagtgaatcagcagattgaagatacaattcctttctctctgttccacCTCAGATCTATAAcactgccttttagataaaaatttaaaaatctaaaaaacaacaTCCATCTCTTTTTTTCAGTAGTTCAGAAGCACCATTTCCGTACCAATAAGCTACATACCCATTGCTACTGATTTGTTCATGTTTGTACAGCATTGTCCGCCAGGACTTCACCAGACTATTAGAGTTACTGTGTGTAGTTACAACAGAACAAAGTACTCCACATTTAAACCTTAAAAAgatttgactgaaaaaaaaactgaagttttAATTCTTAAATTGGTCCACACCAACAATTAAGTAATCATCCGACCAAAACAATCTTTACTGAATCAATATTGACTGTGTATGTAGATGCTGAGGGAAAACCAAGCAAATAAAACACAACCCTACCCTCAAATTGCTTACAATCTTGTATCCCAGGGAAAACAAGAGCATTAAGTGGGATGGCAGGGGACAGGTCAAAGCAGACAAGCCAGATATAAATCAAGCATGTGACCTGTCTTTCTTCTCCAGCCTCTGCAGCAGGGTGACTGGTCTGCAGGAggagtgtggggtgtgtgtggagggtgggatGTAGCCTAGTGGAGGAGGGTTAGCCTTGAAAgcagacaaaggaaaaaaaaacacacccagACAGGGGGCCTGGAAtgtcaaataattaaatagaagAGGGGTTAAAACAATGGCTGGAGTATGAAGCTAGAAACTGAaggaatttgtaaaaaaaaaaaaaaaaaaaaagagagagagagagagaaaagaaaaaaaatgtccacTTAGGAGAAAGCTATCCTGCTTAGGCACTGGTGGTACCCTATCACCAGCAACAATGCTCTCCTAGATTGCTTCTTGGGAAAAATAAAGCATGTTGCGACTCTCCAATCTTCAAGATCACACTTGTCACATCAATGAGAATGCTTTGTCCTGCCGACACTACATACAGGAACCTGTTGCTCTCCAGCTCCACAAAGCCTGACAATTGGCTGGATTGGTCCACAGCACTATGGGACACTGAGTTACTCTGATCCCAGGAGTCAGGGGGCTCACACGCCTTCAACGTGTGGCTCCCAACAGCCCTGTAGCATTTCCTGGCTTTGTTGAGGACCCAGCATCCTTAAGCTGATTGTCAGTGCAGCAGGTGACAAAAGAGGTCTCTTTCATTCCAGAAACCCAAACTACTAGCACTCTGGGGCGAGGCTGTGTGCGTGTGCGGGAGTGTTGCGAGTGTTATCTTAGGCTCTCAGCCTTAACCTCACTGACTCGCTCATGCAGGTGCAACCCTCCTAGGCCAAGAACCAAAGAATACACTCCCTCTCACACTTCCCTATAGCCCACGAGGAGCAGCGTCTTTTCCAGTTAAGGGAATGAAATTGGACAGGCTCTCCCTCCAGGTTTCCCTGGCGCCCCTGCCCCCACTCTCCAGCAGAGCCCAGCTGATCATTAGGAACCCATTAGGGATTTGACTCCGCAGGGTTTCAGCTTCTGAGGACTGAATACCCTCGTAGTGATCTTCCGCTAGAAATGAAGATTCCCTCAAAACCTGTTCCATCCACGGCCTAGCTTATTTTGGATGAGATAATTTGATGCCTAAAGTGAAATAATAGATGGGAAAGGGTTTTAGTGGGTGTCAGAAACGTCTGAGAAATATGACTTGCTAAAATGGCACTAACGAAGTTGGCAGCCTTGTGGACTTTTGCCAGAACCGCTCGAGCTGGAGTAAGGGGAAGGTGATGGTGGATTTGGCTTTGGGACAAGGGAGGTCAATCTGGTCTTAGAATTAAGTAAGCGGAGCTCCTGCCTTTCTCAAATCCCTTTAAAATGCCCAACTCGTGAACACTCAGAATTTTCTTGTAACTTTGGGCACAGCATCTGCCCAGGACCTCCAGAATGTCAGGGCTAGAAGGAAACTTGCTCAGAATCATACAGAAAGGTAGAACCTTACCTTGTACTAcaacagcccaggtctcccacagtggggATGTCTTTCTCTTACATAACCTGTGTCATTGAGCAAGAATTAAATATCCACccccctgtacacacacacacacacacacacacacacatacaatctgGTGCCCTGTCTCATTGGTGCTAATACCAGACCCATAGCTAGGTTTCCTGAAGTTGCTTCTCCTGTCTCTAAAGTGCTTCTGTTGCTAAGTGCTTGTCACCAGAGCAAGCTGACTGCAGGACTGCAGCCACTTGCATCTTCCCCTTGTGTGTttctttcctccccacccccttccctgtcTCCCCAGCAGGATTTCTATAAAGTCGGCCCTTCATGCAAGTCTGCGCCAACATGGGTTTAGCCACCCTCTTACCACATACAATAATCGGGGTACTCAAACAGATGTCCTGGGATGCTCTCTGGAGTTGCTTTTAGCCTACATTTGAATCTAATCCATGGAGAAAGTAGGGGTTCCCCAAGCCAGAGTCTTCCAAAAATTATCTGATTTCTCTTAttcctctcttccccctcccctgctccctacaccagcagcagcttaatttgTCCTGACATTTCCTTGCCTTCATGGAAGCCAGGGCCACTCTGTAATTTAAAAGTCTTGCAGTTTCATTCCCAGTTTGCACGTTCAGACATGGGTTTTTGAGAAGGGTGAACTCCGGTCCCCCTTGCCCCCCGCCAGAATTCCTCCGCTGTAGCCCCAAACGGGCTGTGCGAATGTTATGTATTGGAAGGGGGGCAGATCTCCAAGCTTTCTGGGATCTGTCCACTTTCTGAGCCCCAAGCGTCTCTCACCCAGTGTCTCATCAGACACCCTTCAAAATAGCCTTGCACCTGCCGGCCCTCCCTTCACTCGCGCCAAGCGTGCAAGGCAACACAGTCCTCCAGGTAGCTAGCGCCTGGTCCACAGTCAGTGCTAGGGAGCCCGTGAACCTGACCTCCCCCTTCCCTGTTGCCTCTCTGGAACTTCCTGGCTGCCCCTTCGATCGGAGATGAGGGTCCAGCAGAGGTTGTGGCCGGCCAGGACgcgtcctctccccctccccaaccccagcgCTCTGCTTTGCCCTGGCACCCACCTGTGGAAGAAGAGCAGGATAGACAGCATGGTCTGGTCGATGTTGCGGTTGCAGATGCCCTCATTGAGCAGGTAGCAGGGGTCCCGCAGCACGGGCTCCAACGAATCCTGCCGCATTATGTTGTTGAGCTTGTCGGCGTTGAGATTCTCAAAGACCAGCTTCTCCTGCAGCTGCCGAAAGTTGCTCacggtggggctgccgggattgttATTCTCCTCGCTGCGGTGGGCTAGGTCTAGGCAGCAGTTGCAGCAGTCGAGGCCGACAGGTGAGCGGCAGTCGCTCTTGGACTGAGCCATCTTCCCAGGCTCCGGGGTCGCTTGCCCTGGGCCCTCAGCGGCGGCTGGCAGGTGCGTGCCCGCCTTACTGGCCTGACGGGACTCCAGGGTGCCTGGAAAAAACCAGCTGTGAGGAGGAGAAGAGTTGCAAATTAGTGCCTCAAGCCGGCCACCCCTCGGCTCGGGCCCCCTTCTTGTGGTTCTGCTCGGGGTGCGAATAGAAACAGCTGGACAAACAGCTCGGAGCGGATCCTTCGGGctcacttcctcctcttcctcctcctccaccacctcctcccccTTCTCACGAGGCGGGGGCCGCCCCCCGTTCCCCCCTGCGGTGCCACACGCGGCCCCTGTGCGGTCCCAAGTTTCCCAAGTACGATCAGAGGCTCGGGGCGGACCTGTGGCGGCAGGAAGGGCGggcagcagggcagagggagaacCGGGGCGcgccctcgctccctccctcctgcgctgcctcctccctcctctgctctcgGGTTCTCGGGCTCTCCTGCTCCCTGaggctgtgccagctgctccggCTGCTCGGTGACTGGAGCCCTGGGCgagtgagcgagcgagcgagctagCAGCACGCACCGGGCTGTGACAGCGTGTAAATCACCTTAGAGGGGCCAGAGAGggcgccccagccccagccaccccGCGGCCTCTTCCCCGGCGGGCCCGGGAgctccagccagcccccagtctcgCCGCGCCCCACCCGCATCCTCGCACCCACGCGGCGGTTGGCACCCTCGCCAGCATGCCCCGAGCTTCAGCTCCCGCGAAGCGCTCTCGCCTcgctccccctccccgccctctcAGCCTTGGTCAACGCCAACGCCGCCGCCTCAGCCGTCTCTCtgcctccacccccccccccgcccctcgaCAGTCGGACCACCAATGTCTCCTGGCCTCTTGGGGGGACTGAGTTCcgggagaggggaaaaaaaatgtatctttagtCCCACCACAGACGGCGCCCTCCCAAACTGCCACCCTCCAAGAGTCCCTGGgcgtgtttgtttgtttgtttgtttggcggCGGAGGGGGAGGGGTCTCCCTGGAAAGCTGTGGCGTCCCCTGGCCGCCACCGGACGGTAGCTGCAGGTCTCGAGAACCTACTAAACGCCTCAAGGAAAACTCACAGAAGCGCACACAAActctcagtttttacacacacacacccccaacccACCTATCGTCAGTCACTCACTGTCTTTGCACCCCAATCTCTTCTCCCTTTTGCCCTGTCGCATCTTCCCCATCCCGGCTTCCTGCAACGCCGGCTTCTCCACTGGCTTCCTGTAGATCTCCCCTGCCTTCTCTTTTCACTTAGTTCAATTGTCTTAAAATCTTTATATCtgaccccccccccgcccctttaCCGACTTTCTCGACCCACAACGCCGCCCCCATttcctctcttttccctttctctggtattttatttcttctccccTTTTCTAGTTGCTCagtcttcctctctcccccttccttttTATCCACTTCTCTTAGTTTTTTCTTCcaccttcatttttcatttcattttcccgaCAGCCCTCTGTCCGACACTTCCTGCCATCTTCTCACCTCGCtcaccttcctcccttccctaaCTTGTTCTCCCTCCCCTATCCCGTCGCCCCCCCCTCTCTTAGGCTTTTTTTCTGAATCTCACCTGGAGTCTGAGGGGATCTTCCCTTGTTGTTACCCTTTTCAGAGATGTGGAAATAGATGTTAATAAACCTGAAGGATTGGGGAAAGGAGTAAGGCGCCTCTGGGTGAGAAGTGGCTGTTCTACAACTGAGAGGTGCAGTGAGAGGGCAGACCTATGCAGAGAGCAAGGCGCTCTGGTGCCTTGGGTCATACCCCAGCTTTGGGAGATGTAGGGATGTGCTGGGTGGGCCAGTGGGAAGCTTTAAGGATGTTTCGTTATTTGGAAACTTGAAATACTTTCATTGGGTAGGGTTTACTAattatttctgagaaaaacaaaaagcattcaattttttcagttttaatatcAAACTCAAATAGATTTCAATTCAACCCAGTGTTCTCCACCCCCTTCAACTTGCTTCATTCACAAGCCCATGACTTTTGAAATAAAGCAGTGCATACTGCCACCTTGTGCCCGAGAGGTCCCACGGTCTCTGCCGGTGCCTCGGGGGCCAGCTCCTTGGGAGAAGCAACAAGTGCCTCCTGGTGGAATCTCCCAGGCGCTGATTTTGAGAGTCCCACAGGAAGCCCTTATTTAAGAGTCCccgagggcccagcaccatagcctaactattgaagtcctcgccttgaacgcgccaggattccatatggtcgccggttctaatcccggcagacctgcttcccatccagctccctgcctgtggcctgggaaagcagtcgagggcggcccaaagccttgggaccctgcacgctcgtaggagacccggaagagctcctggctcctggcctcggaccagcgcagctccagccattgtggccgcttggggagcgaaccgttggacagaagatcttcctctctgtctctcctcctctctgtatatctgactttgagatatatatattttaaagtctcCCCAGTTACAAACAGGGCCTGAAACAATCAGGGTAAGGACCAGCCACTTTCTAGTGAAGCTACACTTGCCTGAGTCGGTGCAGATTGGACTAGCCTGTATTTCTGATTTCCCCCAGGGGCCACAAACATTAATCAGGAACAAAGGGCAGTTAATTAACTTCTGTTCCCAAGGTCCTGTGTGTCTTACATAGGACTCCACAACTGGGGGGAAATGGGGAGGACACTGTTTTCTATAGctttcagaacttaaaaaaaattattgtttttattactttccgtgatacagttttgtagatataacaattccttccttcccctcccccttcctgcctccctctgcattTCCCCTCTCAGcacagaatttttcttttcttttctttcttttttttaaaaggctgtatCCTTGGCTCCTGAAAGCACCCCAAGGTCAGAGATGAAAGAGGTATTTGGTGTGCAGAAGGGAGGTCACTGATAAGACCAGAAGAGCGGTATGGTCCCTGAGTTACAGACTCATAGAATCATTATTTACTCTTTCAAAGCCAATCCCTTGAATATGTTgattgtcctctctctctctctctcttttctgcttggttgtctatttaaaaaaatgttctttagTAAAAGCCAGAGAAGGTAGCAGAGTGGTAAATTTCATCTGCATTGTATAGACTTACAGCCTCCTAAATTTGCTTCCTATGCACAGCATTTATgaattttcttcttatttctaattatttttgttaAACCTTATAAAAAGATATTAGATCCACAAATGTTTCTGTAAGTTGTGTTTCTGAGAACCATTGACACTTTTGCTTCTAAATTTGCCTGAGTCCTCTTATCTTTGTGCATAACCTTGGGATGAGGCCCTGCTGGAAGCATTTCCTTCTTGGCACTTGGCACTGTTAAACTTGAGATTTTGTCCCCTTGACATTTCCCTTGTGGTAGTTCTTGCTCTCAAGCAGCATTGTTAATAATTTGATACAGCTTTGCATGCTA is drawn from Ochotona princeps isolate mOchPri1 chromosome X, mOchPri1.hap1, whole genome shotgun sequence and contains these coding sequences:
- the TSC22D3 gene encoding TSC22 domain family protein 3 isoform X1 codes for the protein MAQSKSDCRSPVGLDCCNCCLDLAHRSEENNNPGSPTVSNFRQLQEKLVFENLNADKLNNIMRQDSLEPVLRDPCYLLNEGICNRNIDQTMLSILLFFHSASGASVVAIDNKIEQAMDLVKNHLMYAVREEVEILKEQIRELVEKNSQLERENTLLKTLASPEQLEKFQSRLSPDEPAPDAPEAPEAPDGSAV